ATAAATGCGATTCTGCGATGACAACTATGGCACTCACACCATGTGGTGAAAATTTATGTGAAGATGTCTTAAGTACAGTAGCACCACAATTTTCTGCCGCAGAGACCAATATGTGCTCTACCTTCTTTTCATCATTTAAGATGTCTTTATCACATTCATATAATTCTATGAGTAAATGTTGTCCCAATGCCTCCATTTCATCTCTCCTATAAAATTTAACCTTAATACTTTACATTAAAATACAGGATTTGTCAAGAAAAATTTTACATCCTTCTATCTCATCGTCTTACCACTTATTACCTTTATACCTGCTTTTACCTTTTTTTTAAATTCGCCAAAGGATTTTATTTTAAGCAATTCCTTGAGGATATATGTTGGTCTTGTGTAAAAATACTTATAGGAATAATCAATTAATTCAAGTAATTCCGCAGAGGTAAGGTTTTCTTCCCAATATTCGGGTTGAAAGTTTTCTGTTGGATTTTGGGCAAAGTCGTGCCAGAAGTCTCTTTTTATAATTCCCTGTTCCAGTCCCTTTTGGTAAATATAGGTAGCCGGAAATGGCGTTGTAATGGTAATGTGGACAAAATCAGGGTTTAGTTTTTTGGCAAATTTTAAGGTTTGTAAAATATCCTCTTTAGTTTCTGTAGGT
Above is a window of bacterium DNA encoding:
- the speD gene encoding adenosylmethionine decarboxylase — its product is MEALGQHLLIELYECDKDILNDEKKVEHILVSAAENCGATVLKTSSHKFSPHGVSAIVVIAESHLSIHTWPEYNYAAGDVFTCGTVLKPEDAADYLVKELKAKNFTLHEIKRGILKPHGAPLKYK